In Brachypodium distachyon strain Bd21 chromosome 5, Brachypodium_distachyon_v3.0, whole genome shotgun sequence, the genomic window AGCAAACTAGTACTTGTGGCAGGCACGTGTTTTTTACTGACaactctttatttttgtttggttctCTCTCGTTCTCTGCATCTCTGTCCCATTTTCAAGTACATTGTGGTACACGTTTTTAAGTACATATTTAGTGCATTATGGTAAATAAACGGTACCTTATCAGTTTTCAAATATCTTGTATACATGAGCTTACGAGACGAGTACATTGTATGGTACATCACATGTACATTATCACTTTTAAGTACCTCACGTAGATGGATTTATGAGACGACTACATCGTATGGTGCATCACATTTATTCAGAAAAAATCATAGTACATGACAGATACATGACAAGTACATCAACACACATCACAAATACATAAGACACATCAGAGACACATGAAGGTACATAACAAGTACATCAAAACAAATTCGAGACACATGAATGTACATTACAAGTACATGAAGACACATCAGAGACACATGAAGGTATATGACAagtacatcgaggcacatgatACTGCTAAAAAATCACAACACACATTCAAAAAGAAATCATGAGATCCAAAAGCAAGATCACAGTACAAGATTCAAAAAGATCCAAAAGCACACGCATCCGGTACAGTCGGCGGCCCGGCACCCGGATCCAGCAGATCGCCTCGTCCACGAGCATGGCCAGCGACGGCTCAGGGCGAAGTggtgggggcggcggaggcggcggtgcggagaggtgggggcggcggcggaggcggcggcacgaagagttgggggcggcgcggcggaggctgacctgtggcggaggcggcgcgaagAGATGAGGGCGAGCTGGGgctgggagagagagagagatgcgcGAGAGAGGGAAGAGGGCGGGGTCGAGGCTGTGGGCTCAGGCGCTGTGCATCGTGGAGTGCTGGCGCGGGGCGGCTGGTGGGGCGGATCGAGACGCGGCGGCACGCTGGCGGAGTTGAAGAAGATAGAATAGGTCggggagagaaggagaaacagtgaggaagaaaagaaagaggggCGGCTAGGGAGAAGATAAAACCGAGGGGGGAGAGGTGGCTTATTAGCAAAGCAGTGTCAGGAGATTAAGAAAAGCGGGGACAGATGTGTGGTGAAGAAGGTGGGGCTAAATAGAGGGAGTGACCGAGAGGCATATCCTGGGTTTGTTTTGACAGTAAAAACATTTTTACAAATTAGACAGCACATCTCGCCCCAGTCAGGCTTCAGGCGGCGCGGCGTTCAAAAGAACTATAAgcgatggaaaaaaaaaacagtgaaTAGACATCACATCAACTGATTTACAAGCGAGGGCATGAAGAACGTGTCGTTAAAAGGCAACTCTTTAGTCTTGACGGACGAGGCCGCCCTGACACCCAACCTCCGCAAAACCTCCCACCGTGCTCATGCTTTGCAATCTTTCCCCTCCCACAAACCCCTCTTGAATCCTCCATCAATCAATCCCCAGCGCCCCAGCAAGAGCAACTATCCCATGTCCCATCCCATggcggaagaggaagaaggcaagATGGCGAAGCAGCTTGGAGGCGGAGCGGCGTCGGCGGAATGGGGGAGCCGCGGCGAGATTTCCGTCAAGATAGACTCCCGAGTTCTCCTCTGCAGGATCTGCTCCCAGCCCCTCAAGCCGCCTATCTTCAAGGTGACCATCCATCGTTCGCTCAATCGGCACTCGATTCCTGTTCCTGCGGAGTATGCTTGATTGATTCTGTGTGGATGGAAGGATGCCTCTGTTCTTTCGCCGGATGGTTTTCCAATTGTTAGGGGTAAAAGCAAGAACCTTTATTACACACATATATGTTGAACAGTGGCAAGGCGAAGGTTGCCTGcatttttccaaaaatgaACAAATGGCACCTTGTAGGATCtctttcatttttatttttattttgactgctgctgctgttcttgCTACTGTGACCAAATGGTACCTTGTATGTTGGATCTCTATTGTTGGTGTCTGAAAACTGAATTAGTACTTTCGACTCAGCTTCCATTCTAGTGGTACTAGTCAAATGGACAAATGTTACTTTATCTGCTCCCTTACTACGTTGGAATTTAGGATCTTAACTGTTGGTGCCTCAAactgaatatatatataattttcCATGGCATAACTCCTGGACCATCATGTTTTCAGTCTAGCGAGTAGTAGTGACATGCTAGTTCGTCTGCTCTCTCGCTATGTAGATAACATGGATGATATCTTTCAGTTTATTATCCCCCAAGAGTGCCTATGTAGATATAATTTTCGATGGAATAACACAGTTGATTCTGTGTGGATGGAAGGATGCCTCTGTTCTTTCGCCTTCCCAAGAGTAGATTAGGTTTGGATGGTTTTCCAATTGTTGGGGGTAAAAGCAAGAACCTTTAATTACACCCTAAAttgcacacacacatatactGCACATGGGCAAGCTGAAGGGTTGTCTgcatttttccaaaaataatCTTAGAAaatgtttcatttatttgtttgactgctgctgctgttcttgCTCGGGTGACCGAATGGCACCTTGTAGGATTTCTATTGTTGGTGCCTGTAAACTGAATAATTAGTACTTTGGACTCAGCTTCCAATCTAGTGGTAATAGTCAAATGCTAGTAGGAATGCAAAATCTTAACTGTTGGTGCCCCAAACTGACTTCCATTTTCCATGGCATAACTCTTGGACCATCCTGAAAAACTTTTCAGTCTAGAGAGTAGTAGTGACATGCTAGTTTGTCTGCTCTCTCGCTATGTAGATAACATGGATGATATCTTTTAGTTTATTATCCGTTGCTACCTGCATTGCGCTCTGTTGTTGTGAACGGATGAAAAAACCAACGAGAGGTTTTTATCTCTCCAGTTTATTTATCCATTCTCTGTTGCTCATGAATGTTATACTAATTATCTTATGTTTCTTCAGTGCGAGGCTGGGCACGTTTTGTGTTCTCGGTGCCTGGAAAAGCTCCACGAGGTTGGGTACGTGTTGAAGTTGGGCGTCTTTTGTGTTCTCTGTTGCAAAAACACTAGCTATTGTCGCTGCATTGAAATTGAGGAATTCATCGATGCCGTCAAAGTGCCGTGTTCCAACAAAATATATGGCTGCAGTGAGTTCATCAAGTACTTCCAGAAGGAGAAGCATGAAAGTGGATGTACACATGCACCATGCTACTGCCCAGAGAATGGCTGCACTTTCGTACGGCCAACTGGTTCTCTTCTGAACCACTTTGTCGACGTGCATGGATGGTCACCGACCTACTTCCGTTACAACAAACCGCTCAAGATCTCCATGGCACTAGACTGCCGGTTTACGCTGCTCCTCGGGGAAGACCAATCCATGTTCCTCCTAACCAACACTCTGACCGACATCGGCCATGCTCTCACGGTGGTCTGTGTCAGGCCTCACCAATCTGAACCGAGCTATTCATGCAACATCTCGTCTACCTGCAGTGTTTCTGGTAGCAAAGCCGAAGGGAGGCTTGTGTTCCAGAAGGATCCTCTTGTATCAAGCAGCTCGCTGTTGGCTGGGGTCCAGATGGGCAAGTTCTTCCTGCTGGTTCCTCCGGAACTCGTTGATGAATCATCTGGTGAACTCATCATTCACATTCGTATCGACAGGCTGGCATAGAGATTTCACAAGAAGCTATGGTCAGACACTTTTTGGTCGCGTATATGGGTTCCCTGCAACTAACATGAGTGCACAAGGAGaaaagctgttgttgtatgctGTTTCATTACCATGTAACTGAAGGAAGTAGGCCGAGCTTGAAAAACAATTGTTTTGTTATGTAGCTGTTTTCGACTTGTCGCTTGTCACAGTAGAAGTTGGCCTAATTCTAAAGTCTAAACCCATGAGTTTCACAAATGGGTGCTGGTTATGCAAAATAGCTTTGGTTGTACTGTACCAATTGAGCAGTATGTTGCAACTTCATATTATATGTATCAAGTATGATTAGTTAGTAAGATGAATATCTTTGGTACTAGTAGTATTTGATCCTAGAGACACAGTATCTTGCAAattaaaattatatatttgtcaAGAAGATATGCCCTTGAGATATGTAGAGATCTAAGAAATGTTTGCTTGACCAGAAATGAATCATTTTCTTGAGGAGAGTAATCATGTAACTTGTTGGTGATTGCAGTTAGAATAGCAAAACAGGACATGTTGACAACTCATCTGACTGGATAAAAATCTCTTGATGGGCTTGTGCATTTCTAGTAAAAGTGCCTAAAACAGATTCTGAACTTGTTTTGCCATTTACGTTATTAGTTGGTGTTTTGATTCTGGGCTTGTAAAGGCACACAGCTGCCGCTATTTGTCACTTGAGAATACTACATATAGTTGTTCTTGCCATTTTTGCCCCTGCAACCTGAGATGTAATAGCAGGAATTACCTTGGATTGGAGGGTTTCCTGTTAAGCTGCAGAAATTGTTGGCAATTGGTGTAGCAGCTTTGATCTGCACAGTTTGGAAAACATACCCTGCTTTCAAAGTAAGTTCCTTAAAGATCCAACTAACTTGATTTTCCCTATGTGTCATTTGATGGATTATTGGGCTGACTGCAGAAATCTGAAGCTCGAAAAGACATGCTACATGGCTCATAAATCCTGAACAAGGTTGCAGCAGAGGCACTAAACTATGAGATTCTGGTTCAATAGATCTAATGGATAGAACACTGGAGTTCTGTTCTAAATTTGTTTGCCAGTAGATGCCTGTTCCTTTGTTCAGTAGTTTTGGTGCAGAATTTGTTGCATTGTCACGCGTGGATCATGCTTTGCCGGACTCATTCCTGTTTGGCAGACGAACCTCTAATTACTGAACCTATTGCGATTACGTTAATGAAACCAAACGTTATACtcctttttcttaaaaaaaagccCTGAGATGTAACCGACTGGTTAGAAGTTTTGAAGAAGCATGTTATGGGCAGTATTGTTTGAAtcatctcattttttttccacattATGCAGAACATTTTCCAAGCTTATAACTGAAGTTATTCAGGACAAAAGTGTTATTGATAtgattgagaaaaaaaattataatgcACAAACCGATTTAAGTGAACTGTGGATACGAACTTTGGAAGCATACCGTTGTCATCTTTTGTTTGAACTTGAAGGCCCTTTCATTATTCCGTGAGGGGTATATGCAAAAACAGGAGGGTCGAACTAATGACCTTAAACAAGCGCTACCAGGAGGCAACCTGGCAATAAATTTGTCTTTCTTTAccaagaagttttttttttatgtttttctcttcttttcttttgcagcaGTAAATTCTGCAGCAGATTGGCGATGACATAGAAAGGATGAGAGAGAGGAAATGGAATGAAGAATTCAATGCTGGTTTTTGAAAAAAGTGTCATTGATTATAGGTTTCTTTCTCAAAACCCTTGCATTGCATACTGTAATTTATTTCAATAAGTGACATTCATGTCACAGTCTTTGTTGTCATTTATAAATAAGTGGCTATGCCACATCGTTCTTCTTCTAAAGTTTCACTCAATAAGTGGTTTTTGCCACAGCTTCTCATGTTATCATTAAGTGGCTATGCCACAATTTCTTTGTAAGTTCTGGAATCGGTGCTTTCATAATTTCTGCGAATAAGTGGCTGTGCTACAATCTTTGCATTCATCTTTTATAAAAATATCCAGGAATCGTAGCTCAACCTTCGACTGGTTCACATACTCAATTGAAGTGCTAATTACCATGTTTTCAAGTTACGGAATCCTAAAATGCATTGAATCTTTATTGCATTCTGACCTAAGGTATCATTAACAGACAATCTACATTAGTTACAATTATAGTAAACTGAACTTCCTTTAACTCCCTTGGCTTCTGCAGTTAACATTTCTGAATTTTGGAATTAAGTTTCAAACTTGTTGATCTACCTTGTGCTTGATTCCCAATAtcaattgcttgatttctATGAATTTAGTGCATTCAAATCTGAACCAATCTTGTTTTTACTGTTCATGTCATCACATTTTCGGTCAAAATTGATTTCAGAGTACATTGC contains:
- the LOC100845868 gene encoding putative E3 ubiquitin-protein ligase SINA-like 6, with the protein product MKNVSLKGNSLVLTDEAALTPNLRKTSHRAHALQSFPSHKPLLNPPSINPQRPSKSNYPMSHPMAEEEEGKMAKQLGGGAASAEWGSRGEISVKIDSRVLLCRICSQPLKPPIFKCEAGHVLCSRCLEKLHEVGYVLKLGVFCVLCCKNTSYCRCIEIEEFIDAVKVPCSNKIYGCSEFIKYFQKEKHESGCTHAPCYCPENGCTFVRPTGSLLNHFVDVHGWSPTYFRYNKPLKISMALDCRFTLLLGEDQSMFLLTNTLTDIGHALTVVCVRPHQSEPSYSCNISSTCSVSGSKAEGRLVFQKDPLVSSSSLLAGVQMGKFFLLVPPELVDESSGELIIHIRIDRLA